The proteins below come from a single Bactrocera tryoni isolate S06 unplaced genomic scaffold, CSIRO_BtryS06_freeze2 scaffold_25, whole genome shotgun sequence genomic window:
- the LOC120780777 gene encoding uncharacterized protein LOC120780777, with the protein MRQKNLMAEYMLRHQDLAKNMLQNCCQGKAAANKLWDSLAVLLNAAGPPMKDAKSWRKVFADQKHNVKKKLSFNKASKQRTGGGPYEKKYLTTAEEQLLQANGMDIAVEGLGEVRTFGNSTPEK; encoded by the exons atgagacaaaaaaatttaatggccGAATACATGCTTCGGCATCAAGATTTGGCCAAAAATATGTTGCAGAATTGTTGTCAGGGCAAAGCTGCTGCCAATAAATTGTGGGACTCCTTGGCGGTCCTGCTTAATGCGGCCGGTCCACCAATGAAGGATGCTAAGTCTTGGCGGAAA GTATTTGCTGATCAAAAGCACAACGTCAAAAAGAAGTTGTCTTTCAACAAAGCGTCGAAGCAGCGAACTGGTGGTGGTCCTTACGAAAAAAAGTACCTAACAACAGCAGAGGAGCAACTGCTTCAGGCTAACGGCATGGACATTGCGGTAGAAGGCCTGGGAGAAGTAAGAACTTTTGGCAACTCCACCCCTGAAAAATAG